The following proteins are encoded in a genomic region of Melopsittacus undulatus isolate bMelUnd1 chromosome 8, bMelUnd1.mat.Z, whole genome shotgun sequence:
- the SRL gene encoding sarcalumenin, whose product MKRLNLLCCCVASLLLLGTAEEAEDNSKVIKRDRSHLESTLKLNEDKPADDFSGVLQRLRKIYHSSIKPLEQSYRYNELRQHEITDGEITSKPMVLFLGPWSVGKSSMINYLLGLDNTPYQLYTGAEPTTSEFTVIMHGPKLKTIEGIVMAADSARSFSPLEKFGQNFLEKLIGIEVPHKLLERVTFVDTPGIIENRKQQERGYPFNDVCQWFIDRADLIFIVFDPTKLDVGLELEMLFRQLKGRESQIRIILNKADSLATQELMRVYGALFWSLAPLINVTEPPRVYVSSFWPQDYHPDTHRDLFLKEEISLLEDLNQVIENRMENKIAFIRQHAIRVRIHALLVDRYLQTYKDKMTFFSDGELVFRDIVEDPDKFFIFKSILAKTNVSKFDLPNREAYKDFFGINPITSFKLLSQQCSYMGGCFLEKIEKAITRELPDLLGSIGLGKKPNVLSCDVTGCGETPKNRYRKP is encoded by the exons aagaggctgaagATAACAGCAAGGTGATCAAGCGTGACCGGTCCCACCTGGAGAGCACCCTCAAGCTGAACGAGGACAAACCTGCAGATGATTTCTCAG GAGTACTGCAGCGACTGAGGAAGATCTACCACTCCTCTATCAAGCCTCTGGAGCAGTCCTACAGATACAACGAGCTGAGGCAGCATGAGATCACAG ATGGGGAGATCACTTCCAAGCCAATGGTGCTATTCCTGGGACCGTGGAGCGTTGGCAAATCCTCTATGATAAACTACCTCCTCGGGCTGGACAATACTCCCTACCAGCTCTACACAG GGGCAGAACCCACCACCTCTGAATTCACTGTCATCATGCATGGCCCCAAGCTGAAGACCATTGAGGGCATCGTGATGGCTGCCGACAGTGCCCGTTCCTTCTCACCCCTGGAGAAGTTTGGGCAGAACTTCTTGGAGAAGCTGATAGGGATTGAGGTGCCCCACAAGCTGCTGGAGCGAGTCACCTTCGTGGACACACCAGGCATCATTGAAAACCGCAAGCAGCAAGAACGAG GTTACCCATTCAACGACGTGTGCCAGTGGTTCATTGACAGAGCTGATCTCATCTTCATTGTCTTTGACCCTACGAAGCTTGATgtgggcttggagctggagatGCTCTTTCGCCAGCTGAAGGGCCGTGAATCTCAGATTCGAATCATCCTGAACAAAGCTGACAGCCTGGCTACTCAGGAGCTCATGAGAGTCTACGGTGCCCTATTCTGGAGCCTGGCTCCTCTCATCAACGTCACGGAGCCGCCCAGGGTGTACGTGAGCTCCTTCTGGCCCCAGGACTACCATCCGGATACCCACAGAGACCTGTTCCTCAAAGAAGAGATATCGCTCCTGGAAGATCTCAACCAGGTGATTGAGAACAGGATGGAAAATAAGATCGCCTTCATACGCCAGCACGCCATCCGGGTGCGCATCCACGCCCTTTTGGTCGATCGCTATCTACAGACCTACAAGGACAAAATGACCTTCTTTAGTGATGGAGAACTGGTGTTCAGGGACATTGTGGAAGATCCTGACAagttttttatctttaaatcCATTCTGGCAAAGACCAATGTCAGCAAATTTGACCTCCCCAACCGTGAGGCTTACAAGGACTTCTTTGGCATCAACCCCATCACCAGTTTTAAGCTGCTGTCTCAGCAGTGTTCCTACATGGGAGGGTGTTTCCTAGAGAAGATCGAGAAGGCCATCACTCGTGAGCTTCCCGATCTCTTGGGAAGCATTGGCTTGGGAAAGAAGCCCAATGTTCTCTCCTGTGACGTCACTGGCTGTGGCGAAACTCCAAAGAATCGCTACAGGAAGCCCTAA